One genomic segment of Bacteroidota bacterium includes these proteins:
- a CDS encoding TlpA family protein disulfide reductase, protein MQKSIQYKSVLFFVCIATSLFSENVVVVGMARGFENKAVHACFYDDLITEKELVAASATVNDTGYFRLTIQSPTIQKIYLRIDNLKGHLFVEPEKNYSVVFQKPDTSVYVNPYMDKNIDLVLLGLDSTDLNYRIMEFNELTDAFWMRNYQYFVIGRAKNKLDSFSVAMQKRFAHVSNPFFKTHLKSNLKSLEYGITQTLKNPAVTYFGKPSEISETNFEYMFLFNSVFKQYVQKLLMRNDASKLLLELNDKANYEGTIQEIKKMSGLTNDTIVELVLLKGLYELYYVEQVDRGSITALLNHIQKNSSIDNHKKIAQNVFYKLGRLNKNAEAPNFSLPDKTGKMHQLSDFKGKYVYLDFWASWCIPCLEEMKMIPTLKKKYGDKIEFVSISTDNTKEAMERFLQKNSKYDWVFLFDELKYVKDLYEIKAIPTYYLINPEGKMVQSPAEKPTGDIERTFMEITKVKQKKTTVGGK, encoded by the coding sequence ATGCAAAAAAGTATTCAATATAAATCTGTTTTGTTTTTTGTATGTATTGCCACTTCACTTTTTTCCGAGAATGTAGTTGTGGTAGGTATGGCTCGCGGATTTGAAAACAAAGCGGTTCATGCATGCTTTTATGATGATTTGATTACGGAAAAAGAGCTAGTCGCTGCATCAGCCACAGTAAATGATACCGGCTATTTTAGGCTGACTATACAATCTCCAACAATACAAAAGATATATTTACGAATTGATAATTTAAAAGGACATTTGTTTGTTGAGCCGGAAAAAAACTACTCGGTGGTATTTCAAAAGCCAGACACAAGTGTATATGTAAATCCGTATATGGATAAAAATATTGATTTGGTTTTGTTGGGATTAGACTCTACAGATCTTAATTATAGAATTATGGAGTTTAACGAATTGACTGATGCTTTTTGGATGCGCAATTATCAATACTTTGTAATTGGGCGTGCAAAGAATAAACTAGATAGTTTTTCGGTTGCAATGCAAAAAAGATTTGCGCATGTCTCAAATCCATTTTTTAAGACACACCTGAAAAGTAATTTAAAGTCGTTGGAATATGGCATTACACAAACGTTAAAGAATCCCGCTGTTACTTACTTTGGGAAACCTTCTGAGATTAGCGAAACTAATTTCGAGTACATGTTTCTTTTCAATTCTGTATTCAAGCAATATGTTCAGAAATTGTTAATGCGAAATGATGCATCTAAGTTATTGTTGGAGTTGAATGATAAAGCCAATTACGAAGGCACAATCCAAGAAATTAAAAAAATGTCGGGACTTACAAATGATACTATTGTAGAGTTGGTTTTGCTAAAAGGGTTGTATGAATTGTATTATGTTGAACAAGTTGATAGAGGTAGCATTACAGCTTTGTTAAATCATATACAGAAAAATTCAAGCATAGATAATCACAAGAAAATAGCTCAAAATGTTTTTTACAAGTTGGGCCGTTTAAATAAAAATGCAGAGGCTCCTAATTTTTCTTTACCCGACAAAACAGGAAAAATGCATCAGCTTTCTGATTTTAAAGGCAAGTATGTATACCTTGATTTTTGGGCATCTTGGTGTATTCCTTGTCTGGAAGAAATGAAAATGATTCCTACTTTAAAAAAGAAATATGGAGATAAAATAGAGTTTGTTAGTATATCAACGGATAATACAAAGGAGGCGATGGAGCGCTTTTTGCAAAAGAATTCAAAATACGATTGGGTGTTTTTATTTGACGAGTTAAAGTATGTAAAAGATTTGTATGAGATAAAGGCAATTCCAACCTACTATTTAATTAATCCCGAGGGTAAAATGGTGCAATCTCCGGCCGAAAAACCAACCGGTGATATTGAGAGAACATTTATGGAGATTACAAAAGTAAAACAGAAAAAGACAACTGTTGGAGGTAAATAG
- a CDS encoding RsmD family RNA methyltransferase gives MRIISGIHKGRNIVAPSNLPARPTTDYAKEGLFNILNNRIDFTSVKLLDLFGGIGSISFEFASRECKSITYVDSHFGCFNFVKNKAKELKLDTIKTLKVNVFAYLKNCVEKFDVIFADPPFEMRETAKIPEIVFSNNYLTEDGILIIEHDQSHDFENTERFLEVRKYGKVHFSIFK, from the coding sequence ATGCGTATCATAAGCGGCATTCACAAAGGACGCAATATTGTTGCTCCCAGTAATTTGCCTGCTAGGCCAACTACAGATTATGCCAAAGAAGGGTTGTTCAATATTCTGAATAATCGCATCGATTTTACATCAGTTAAGTTGCTAGATTTATTTGGTGGTATTGGAAGTATAAGTTTTGAATTTGCATCACGTGAGTGCAAAAGTATTACATACGTTGATTCTCATTTTGGCTGTTTTAATTTTGTGAAGAATAAAGCAAAGGAGCTAAAGTTGGATACGATTAAAACATTGAAAGTAAATGTGTTTGCCTATTTGAAGAATTGTGTCGAAAAATTTGATGTAATATTTGCCGACCCTCCATTTGAAATGCGCGAAACTGCTAAAATACCTGAGATTGTCTTTTCAAATAACTATTTAACTGAAGATGGAATACTTATTATAGAGCACGATCAATCGCACGATTTTGAAAATACGGAACGATTTTTGGAGGTAAGAAAATACGGTAAAGTTCATTTTAGTATATTTAAATAA
- the coaD gene encoding pantetheine-phosphate adenylyltransferase yields MKIAVFPGSFDPITIGHESIIRRAIPLFDKIIIAVGANSTKSSFFSVEKRVAWIKQLFASETKVEAADYKGLTVEFCKTVGANYILRGLRTSADFEFERGIGQMNRAMHTNVETIFLLTLPEHSAISSTIIRDIIKNGGDVSSFVPKGIDLQK; encoded by the coding sequence ATGAAAATAGCTGTATTCCCAGGGTCTTTCGACCCAATTACTATTGGACACGAATCTATTATCAGACGGGCAATTCCTCTTTTTGATAAAATAATTATAGCTGTTGGAGCTAATTCTACCAAGTCGTCTTTTTTTTCTGTAGAGAAAAGAGTAGCATGGATAAAGCAATTATTTGCCAGTGAAACAAAGGTTGAAGCTGCTGATTACAAAGGTTTAACAGTAGAATTTTGTAAAACTGTTGGCGCAAATTATATTTTAAGAGGCCTTAGAACATCTGCCGACTTTGAGTTTGAAAGAGGAATTGGGCAAATGAATAGAGCTATGCATACTAATGTGGAAACAATTTTTCTTTTAACATTACCCGAACATTCAGCAATTAGTTCTACTATTATACGTGATATTATTAAGAACGGGGGAGATGTATCTTCCTTTGTTCCAAAAGGTATCGACTTGCAAAAATAG